The DNA segment CCAATATCTACTGTTCCGTCATAAATTCGCGAATGTCCTTCAATATCTTCGAAAATATTATTCAAATAATCATTATTGCCTGCGTTGATGCAGGGGCTTGTCATCTGCAATACATAAAATCCGGAAGGGATAAATTGTGGATTCAAATAAATATTCTCCAGAGAATCGGGCTCGGACCAAGTGTTTGATTCTTGAAGACAACAATTTGAAATGAAAACGCTATCTGTGATCACTACACAATCGGCATTATTCCAAACGATCGTATTCAAAATTGCGGATGAAGTGGGGTTCTGGATTTTAATTCCCCACTCTTGATTATCAGCGATAGTGTTGTTAATAATCGTGGAATTAGCGTATTCAAGGCAATGGATTCCCCGCTTGTTACCGGAAATCACATTGTTGAGAATTTGCGGATGTGCTTGGCCGATTGAGTAAATGCTTTCCTGATTGTTATTCTCAATATAATTATAGCGGATTATGGGAGCTGCTCCAAAGTTACACAAAATACCGGTTTTGTTGTTTCTAATCTTGCAATGCTCGATCAGAGGTGAAGCGTCATCACAATAAATTCCGGAAGAATTGTTGTTTTCAATC comes from the Candidatus Cloacimonadota bacterium genome and includes:
- a CDS encoding right-handed parallel beta-helix repeat-containing protein, with the protein product MKKLISNCSTFKTIIALIAFSLAFIALTSCDKSTTGVESNNAGIILDSITYQTIQEAIDHAIHGDTLFLTEGIYADDYDKNLTWDGHTKHITITTWGNTTQSGYAIIDCDGSDHAFDFSRTHQTEQDWIIGITIRNAGNNTYDSGIYCEEVSPNIIGCTIENNNSSGIYCDDASPLIEHCKIRNNKTGILCNFGAAPIIRYNYIENNNQESIYSIGQAHPQILNNVISGNKRGIHCLEYANSTIINNTIADNQEWGIKIQNPTSSAILNTIVWNNADCVVITDSVFISNCCLQESNTWSEPDSLENIYLNPQFIPSGFYVLQMTSPCINAGNNDYLNNIFEDIEGHSRIYDGTVDIGAYEWQPLYKN